Within Ovis aries strain OAR_USU_Benz2616 breed Rambouillet chromosome 3, ARS-UI_Ramb_v3.0, whole genome shotgun sequence, the genomic segment GAAGCACAGAAATCCAGCTGAAGGATAAGCATGAGTGGTGGGAAAATGGTAAGAAACCCTCCTAGCCATGAACTAAAGACCAGCAAAGTGCAGATTTTCTTGTTCATGATGGTGGTGTAGTGGAGAGGCTTGCAGATGGCAACATACCGATCATAAGACATGGCAGTGAGAAGGAAAAACTCAGACACACCcatgaagatgaagaaaaataactgaGCCAAGCAATTGTTATAGGAAATAGTCTTGACTTTAGTAATGATTGCCCCCAAAAACCTGGGGATAGAGACACTGGTGAATGTAATCTCTAAGAAGGAGAAATTCCGGAGGAAATAATACATCGGCGTCTTTAGATGACAGTCTGTTAAAGTGAGGATGATGATGGTTAGGTTTCCAGCAACACTCAATAcataagccagaaataaaaagataaaaatgacaacCTGAAGCTCTGGGTTGTCTGATATGCCCAAGAGGACGAATTCTGTGAGCATTGTGTGGTTTCTCATACTGATTTTATTGTCTTTAAGCCAAATCTGTTGGTATAAAACA encodes:
- the LOC101113142 gene encoding olfactory receptor 6C3-like yields the protein MRNHTMLTEFVLLGISDNPELQVVIFIFLFLAYVLSVAGNLTIIILTLTDCHLKTPMYYFLRNFSFLEITFTSVSIPRFLGAIITKVKTISYNNCLAQLFFFIFMGVSEFFLLTAMSYDRYVAICKPLHYTTIMNKKICTLLVFSSWLGGFLTIFPPLMLILQLDFCASNIIDHFSCDYFPILQLSCSDTWLLEMIGFYFAFVTLLFTLALVILSYMCIISTILRIPSATQRKKAFSTCSSHMIVISISYGSCIFMYVKPSAKERASLTKGVAILNTSIAPMLNPFIYTLRNNQVKQALKNLVHKVIFSRNE